From the genome of Pukyongia salina, one region includes:
- a CDS encoding CDP-alcohol phosphatidyltransferase family protein, with the protein MLTFKNFNIADWFSFYRIAAAPVLLVLAYFELREAFTWMLLISFSTDAIDGYLARTLKITSARGSQLDSMGDQITLLIGIVGLFVFELEFIKDKLPLLLVVFIPYFAQMIIAFVKYGKATAFHTYFAKLSAITQGIFILWTLFFGPVLWLFYGVIVIGVLETIEEITLIFMHDTWTKDVKGVYWALKKKRKGRKAKENRESR; encoded by the coding sequence ATGCTAACGTTTAAGAATTTTAACATCGCAGACTGGTTTTCGTTCTATCGGATAGCGGCAGCACCTGTTTTGCTGGTACTTGCATATTTCGAACTTCGGGAGGCTTTCACATGGATGTTGCTTATAAGTTTTAGTACCGATGCGATCGATGGATACCTTGCGCGTACTCTCAAAATCACCAGCGCCAGAGGGTCTCAATTAGACTCTATGGGAGACCAGATCACTCTATTGATCGGGATCGTAGGACTATTTGTATTCGAATTGGAGTTTATTAAAGACAAACTACCACTGCTATTGGTCGTTTTTATCCCCTATTTTGCACAAATGATCATTGCCTTTGTGAAATACGGGAAAGCCACCGCCTTCCATACTTATTTCGCAAAATTATCGGCAATTACACAAGGAATTTTTATCTTATGGACACTGTTTTTTGGTCCGGTTTTATGGTTGTTTTATGGGGTGATTGTCATCGGAGTTCTGGAAACGATAGAGGAGATAACTCTCATTTTTATGCACGATACATGGACCAAAGATGTGAAGGGGGTTTATTGGGCGTTGAAAAAGAAACGAAAAGGCCGAAAGGCCAAAGAGAATAGGGAATCCCGTTAG
- the nusA gene encoding transcription termination factor NusA: MENLALIDSFSEFKDDKLIDRVTLMAILEDVFRNALKKKYGSDDNFDIIINPDKGDLEIWRNRVVVADGEVEDPNEEISLSEARKIEDDFEVGEDVSEEVKLIDLGRRSILALRQNLISKIHEHDNTNIYKQFKELEGEIYTAEVHHIRHRAVILLDDEGNEIILPKDKQIPSDFFRKGDNVRGIIESVELKGNKPSIIMSRANPVFLEKLFEQEIPEVFDGLITVKKVVRIPGEKAKVAVDSYDDRIDPVGACVGMKGSRIHGIVRELGNENIDVINYTNNLNLFITRALSPARVTAINIDEENKRAEVILKPEEVSKAIGRGGHNIRLAGQLTGYEIDVLREGAEEDVELREFSDEIEEWIIEEFHKIGLDTAKSVLEHDIDDLVKRTDLEQETIQEVINILKEEFEE, from the coding sequence ATGGAAAATTTAGCGTTAATTGATTCATTCTCTGAATTTAAAGACGATAAACTCATTGACAGAGTAACGCTTATGGCGATACTGGAAGACGTTTTCAGAAACGCTTTGAAGAAGAAATACGGGAGTGACGATAATTTTGATATCATTATCAACCCGGATAAAGGTGACCTTGAGATATGGAGAAACCGTGTAGTGGTAGCCGATGGAGAGGTGGAAGACCCTAATGAAGAGATCTCTCTTTCGGAAGCAAGAAAGATCGAAGATGACTTCGAAGTTGGGGAAGATGTGTCTGAAGAGGTAAAACTGATCGACCTGGGTAGAAGGTCGATACTTGCTTTACGCCAGAACTTGATCTCTAAGATACACGAGCACGACAATACAAATATTTATAAGCAGTTCAAGGAACTGGAAGGCGAGATATATACGGCAGAAGTGCACCATATTCGTCATCGGGCTGTGATACTGTTGGACGACGAAGGAAACGAGATCATCCTTCCAAAAGACAAGCAGATCCCTTCAGACTTTTTCCGAAAGGGAGACAACGTAAGAGGGATCATTGAAAGCGTGGAGCTAAAAGGTAATAAGCCTTCCATTATAATGTCACGCGCCAACCCTGTATTCCTCGAGAAACTTTTTGAACAGGAAATTCCGGAAGTATTCGACGGCCTTATAACCGTTAAGAAAGTAGTTAGAATACCAGGAGAAAAGGCAAAGGTTGCCGTAGATTCTTACGACGATCGTATCGATCCGGTAGGAGCTTGTGTAGGTATGAAAGGATCCCGTATTCACGGTATTGTACGTGAATTGGGTAACGAGAATATCGATGTTATAAATTATACCAATAACCTTAATCTATTCATAACTCGTGCCCTTAGTCCGGCAAGAGTAACTGCTATTAATATAGACGAAGAAAACAAGCGTGCAGAGGTGATCCTTAAACCTGAGGAAGTATCAAAGGCTATCGGGCGTGGAGGACATAACATACGTTTAGCAGGACAGCTTACGGGCTATGAGATCGACGTACTTCGCGAAGGTGCCGAGGAAGATGTGGAACTAAGAGAATTTTCCGATGAGATCGAAGAATGGATCATTGAGGAATTCCATAAAATTGGGCTCGATACTGCGAAGAGTGTACTGGAACATGACATTGACGATCTGGTAAAACGTACCGATCTGGAGCAGGAGACCATACAGGAAGTAATCAACATATTAAAAGAAGAATTTGAAGAGTAG
- the rimP gene encoding ribosome assembly cofactor RimP has protein sequence MMRERVEELLNEALGQKPELFLIDLTISEANQIRIIIDGDKGVTVQDCIDVSRAIEHNLDREEEDFALEVHSAGVTEPLTMVRQYKKNLGRKLKVRTAEETVEGELARVDDDAVTLQWKAREPKPIGKGKVTVKKEAVIPYNDIVEAKVMITFN, from the coding sequence ATAATGCGAGAGCGAGTAGAAGAATTATTGAACGAGGCATTGGGGCAAAAACCGGAGTTGTTTTTGATCGATCTTACTATTTCCGAAGCCAACCAGATACGGATCATTATTGATGGAGATAAAGGCGTTACAGTGCAGGATTGCATAGATGTAAGCCGCGCCATTGAACATAATCTGGATCGGGAGGAAGAAGACTTTGCCCTGGAAGTGCATTCGGCAGGAGTTACAGAACCCTTAACCATGGTTCGGCAATACAAAAAGAATCTGGGTAGAAAGCTAAAGGTTCGAACAGCCGAAGAAACCGTAGAAGGTGAATTGGCGAGGGTTGATGATGATGCCGTGACCCTTCAATGGAAAGCTCGTGAACCCAAGCCCATTGGAAAAGGAAAAGTTACCGTAAAAAAAGAAGCGGTAATTCCATACAACGATATTGTTGAAGCAAAAGTGATGATAACATTTAATTAG
- a CDS encoding metallophosphoesterase produces the protein MRRYSFFTIVLLCLVLLLVDTLSYFWLQKITTLHLSPGIKKTIDILFWFFSIGLISAILTLKIRLDSISALRRQRIVSSLYGLTVASFVPKLIFVLTISLLTLLHVVFSETVSKILVPVIGLLSGFIPFFVILYAIFVSLYRFRVHHVNLLFKNLPEEFDGLRIVQISDIHLGSFNRKYQILERAFEKINALKPDYIFFTGDLVNNYAWELEGWERLFLNLKARRGKFAILGNHDYGDYSDWPSEEKKEENLKLIKEFYTATNFTLLLNESRVDRIGDDQIAIIGVENWGKPPFRQYGDLTQAMQLAIHSPFKILLSHDPTHWAEEVAAKTKIDLTLSGHTHGMQAGIQLKSKQWSPAKLKYKHWAGLYRDGEQYLYVNRGMGWIGFPGRIGMRPEITLLKLKTVLTTKDRLPVLDGNPLIKQAPGIA, from the coding sequence ATGCGGAGGTATTCATTTTTTACAATTGTCCTGTTGTGTCTGGTTTTATTACTTGTAGACACCCTGAGTTATTTTTGGCTGCAAAAGATAACAACTCTACACCTAAGCCCGGGGATCAAAAAAACGATCGACATTCTCTTTTGGTTCTTCAGTATTGGATTAATTAGCGCCATTCTCACCCTAAAAATTAGGTTAGATTCCATTAGCGCGCTAAGAAGACAAAGGATCGTTTCCTCCCTTTACGGACTTACCGTAGCATCCTTTGTGCCTAAACTTATCTTTGTTCTAACTATTTCATTACTAACGCTTCTGCATGTTGTATTTTCTGAAACGGTCTCGAAGATACTGGTTCCCGTAATTGGCTTACTTTCGGGTTTTATTCCATTTTTTGTCATCCTGTACGCTATATTCGTTTCGCTCTATCGTTTTAGAGTTCATCATGTAAACCTCCTGTTTAAAAACTTACCCGAAGAATTCGATGGTCTTAGGATCGTACAGATTTCCGATATCCACCTTGGTAGTTTTAATAGAAAGTATCAGATCCTTGAACGCGCATTCGAAAAGATAAATGCCCTGAAACCGGATTATATTTTTTTCACAGGGGATCTGGTGAATAATTACGCCTGGGAACTAGAGGGATGGGAGCGATTATTTCTGAATCTCAAAGCGAGAAGAGGAAAATTCGCCATCCTTGGAAATCACGATTACGGGGATTACAGCGATTGGCCTTCCGAAGAAAAAAAAGAAGAAAACCTGAAATTGATCAAGGAATTTTACACCGCCACAAACTTTACACTTTTATTAAATGAATCTCGTGTTGACCGAATTGGTGACGACCAGATCGCCATCATTGGTGTGGAGAACTGGGGAAAACCTCCCTTCCGTCAATATGGCGATCTAACGCAGGCAATGCAACTTGCAATTCACTCACCCTTTAAGATCCTGCTTTCACACGATCCAACCCACTGGGCAGAGGAGGTGGCCGCTAAGACTAAAATAGATCTTACCCTATCGGGGCACACACATGGGATGCAGGCGGGGATACAGCTTAAGAGTAAACAATGGAGCCCTGCCAAACTAAAATATAAACATTGGGCCGGTCTATACCGGGATGGCGAGCAGTATCTTTATGTAAACCGAGGGATGGGTTGGATTGGTTTTCCCGGCCGTATAGGGATGCGACCGGAGATCACCTTGCTAAAGCTTAAAACCGTGCTTACCACAAAGGATAGGCTACCGGTGCTCGATGGGAATCCTCTCATAAAGCAGGCGCCAGGTATAGCCTAA
- a CDS encoding arsenate reductase family protein, producing the protein MGEIATSDRQITLYYNSKSERAKQTIAYAESEGFALLKVDVLKTPLTGTQIAEIANRLQLKIEDLVNQEHPSYSQHFEKSNLSSDDWIKMIRNNPEILKQPIAIRGDRTILVETPTDIIKI; encoded by the coding sequence ATGGGAGAAATAGCAACTTCAGACAGACAAATAACGCTTTACTATAATTCTAAATCGGAAAGGGCCAAACAAACCATTGCCTATGCAGAATCGGAAGGATTTGCTTTGCTCAAGGTGGATGTTTTAAAAACCCCTTTAACAGGGACGCAGATTGCCGAGATTGCCAACAGGTTACAGCTAAAAATCGAGGATCTCGTAAATCAGGAACATCCGTCCTATTCGCAACATTTCGAAAAGAGCAATCTATCTAGCGACGACTGGATAAAGATGATACGCAACAACCCCGAGATCTTGAAACAGCCTATTGCGATACGTGGCGACAGAACCATCCTTGTTGAAACTCCTACAGATATTATCAAGATATAA
- a CDS encoding tetratricopeptide repeat-containing sensor histidine kinase, whose translation MSRFLFALFVCCSVQLYGQDVDSLQLVIKSTDDLVAKADAYKSILNKLRSTDSIGFKQYLAEGLTFAREQNDKETEFTLARIDCRRLYGNGEYRKMIAKVDSLLPLAKIHGLKQIQIDLLNYSGNAYSNLSDYTNAAVQFIEYLSIATQLPDNTREVAMANNNIGMAFLNMKRFDQAIEYLNRSLEGQQDFESAFKAHTYWNLGICYMEQKQYEKALGIFELGVEEANRKGDGYAAAGNQLCIGSIYVRQDRFEEGIEAYETAYNMSTRANLEPYKLIEALNGLIYANNQLTRPEEAKKYITLADSITNHHNLSDLRNREFLLFKASNLLLLGKPQEADLVFNRYSKAVDSLHNEENLRIIQEKETEFRTKEKEQQLVLQQSKLDFQQLLNLLLGIGALVLVLVGFLIYRQQRLKIKHHKQEQELQEALQTVETNRKLEEQRERIAKELHDNIGSQLTYLASAAHNIGAGMRLVSEEVTQNKLEELSDFSQEAISDLRDTIWVMNRSAITWEDLSERIRYLAHKVSNTTGILVNVNTEGQDKTPLNPSQTMDIYRIIQESVNNAVKHSRANQIDIVLKIDVEALVEIKDNGIGFNTAEVTTSSDGLRNMKARAGKLGAELTLNSDKNGTLVSLKIPELPI comes from the coding sequence ATGAGCAGGTTTCTTTTTGCCCTCTTTGTCTGTTGCAGTGTTCAGCTTTATGGACAGGACGTAGATAGCTTACAGCTAGTTATTAAATCTACAGATGATCTTGTAGCCAAAGCAGATGCCTATAAATCCATCCTGAATAAACTTCGAAGTACAGATTCCATCGGTTTTAAACAATATCTGGCCGAAGGTCTAACTTTTGCCAGGGAACAAAATGATAAGGAAACAGAATTTACGCTGGCGCGAATTGACTGCCGTAGATTATATGGCAACGGTGAATACCGAAAAATGATAGCAAAAGTGGATTCCTTATTGCCACTTGCCAAAATACATGGCTTAAAGCAAATTCAAATAGACCTGCTCAATTACAGCGGAAATGCATACTCAAACCTGTCCGATTATACCAACGCTGCCGTTCAATTCATAGAATATCTGTCTATTGCAACCCAATTACCGGATAATACCCGGGAAGTGGCAATGGCCAACAATAATATAGGAATGGCTTTCCTAAATATGAAACGTTTCGACCAGGCCATAGAATATTTAAACCGATCCCTGGAAGGCCAGCAGGATTTCGAGTCGGCCTTTAAAGCCCATACCTATTGGAATCTCGGAATATGCTATATGGAACAGAAACAATATGAAAAAGCACTGGGAATTTTCGAGCTTGGCGTTGAAGAGGCGAATCGAAAAGGTGATGGTTATGCCGCTGCAGGGAATCAACTTTGTATTGGATCTATTTATGTGCGGCAGGATAGATTTGAAGAGGGTATCGAAGCTTATGAGACGGCTTATAATATGAGTACTCGAGCTAATTTGGAGCCTTATAAATTAATTGAGGCGTTGAACGGACTTATCTATGCTAACAATCAGCTAACGAGACCCGAAGAGGCGAAGAAGTATATAACATTAGCAGATAGTATAACTAATCATCACAATTTATCCGATTTGCGCAATAGGGAGTTTTTACTTTTCAAAGCTTCCAACCTTCTGCTTTTGGGTAAGCCTCAGGAAGCGGATCTAGTCTTCAACAGGTATTCTAAAGCGGTAGACAGTCTGCATAACGAAGAGAATTTAAGAATTATTCAGGAGAAGGAAACCGAATTCAGAACAAAGGAAAAAGAGCAGCAACTTGTGCTACAACAATCTAAACTGGACTTCCAACAATTATTAAACCTTTTGTTAGGTATAGGAGCCCTTGTACTTGTATTGGTTGGTTTTTTAATTTACAGACAACAGCGCTTAAAAATTAAGCACCATAAACAGGAGCAGGAATTGCAGGAGGCATTGCAGACGGTCGAAACAAATAGGAAGCTGGAAGAGCAACGGGAACGAATAGCCAAAGAATTACACGACAATATTGGGTCCCAACTTACTTATCTGGCCAGTGCGGCGCACAATATAGGTGCAGGAATGAGATTGGTTTCGGAAGAGGTCACTCAGAATAAACTCGAGGAACTATCCGATTTTAGTCAGGAAGCCATATCCGATTTACGCGATACCATCTGGGTAATGAATCGAAGCGCGATCACATGGGAGGACTTGTCGGAAAGAATCAGGTACCTGGCTCATAAGGTATCGAATACAACCGGAATTCTGGTGAATGTTAACACAGAAGGGCAGGATAAAACACCTCTTAATCCATCACAGACTATGGATATTTATCGCATTATTCAGGAGTCGGTTAATAATGCCGTAAAGCATTCCAGGGCGAACCAAATAGACATTGTCCTAAAAATAGACGTTGAGGCATTGGTGGAAATAAAAGACAATGGTATTGGTTTTAATACTGCCGAAGTAACCACGAGTAGCGATGGCTTGCGGAATATGAAGGCGAGAGCAGGAAAACTGGGAGCCGAACTTACCCTGAATAGCGATAAAAATGGCACCTTGGTATCATTGAAAATTCCCGAATTGCCTATTTAA
- a CDS encoding universal stress protein — translation MKKILVPTDFSKQAENALKVAAQMAAKNDGEIFLLHSMEIPLHLANSGDSGSLPEALYFIKLAEKRFSELLKKPYLQNISIQETIGHSEIYDDIKEAVDKNKIELIVMGSHGSSGFKEMFIGSNTEKVVRTSEIPVLVIKNEHSSFEIRDFVFATDFSQECRKPFMDAQKFAKAMEAHMHLLLINTPSGFKTTAEAREMMEAFVRGTAAENYTLNIYNDISVEKGILNFAKEIRAQLIGMSTHGRKGLSHFFNGSISEDMVNHANMPVITFKI, via the coding sequence ATGAAAAAAATCCTTGTCCCTACAGATTTTTCAAAACAAGCCGAAAATGCCCTGAAAGTTGCCGCTCAAATGGCCGCGAAAAACGACGGAGAGATCTTCCTGCTTCATAGTATGGAAATCCCTTTACACCTTGCTAATTCGGGTGACTCCGGAAGTTTGCCTGAAGCTTTATACTTTATAAAGTTGGCCGAAAAACGCTTTTCAGAATTATTAAAAAAACCCTATCTGCAAAATATCAGTATTCAAGAAACCATTGGCCACAGTGAGATCTACGACGATATAAAAGAGGCTGTCGATAAAAATAAGATCGAACTTATTGTGATGGGATCACATGGTTCCAGTGGCTTTAAAGAGATGTTCATTGGTAGTAACACTGAGAAGGTTGTACGCACCTCGGAGATACCTGTACTGGTGATAAAGAATGAACATTCTAGTTTCGAAATCCGGGATTTTGTGTTTGCTACCGACTTCTCACAGGAATGCCGAAAACCGTTCATGGACGCGCAAAAATTTGCCAAAGCGATGGAAGCTCATATGCATCTGTTACTTATAAATACTCCCAGTGGATTTAAGACCACGGCGGAGGCTCGTGAAATGATGGAAGCCTTCGTTAGGGGTACAGCTGCCGAAAATTATACCTTGAATATTTATAACGACATCTCTGTTGAAAAGGGGATCCTTAATTTCGCAAAGGAGATCCGCGCCCAATTAATTGGGATGAGTACGCACGGCCGAAAGGGCTTGTCTCATTTCTTCAACGGTAGTATAAGTGAGGATATGGTAAATCATGCTAATATGCCTGTAATTACCTTCAAGATCTAA